The following are from one region of the Juglans regia cultivar Chandler chromosome 10, Walnut 2.0, whole genome shotgun sequence genome:
- the LOC109010172 gene encoding short-chain dehydrogenase RED1-like: MDPHGKEVVLITGCSAGGIGHALARAFAANNCHVVATSRSRGSMSDLENDSRFFLQELDVLSEDSVRHALSNVLEKYGRIDVLVNNAGVQCVAPLAEIPLSALQHTFNTNVYGPIRLVQAVVPHMASRRKGKIVNIGSVTVMAPGPWAGAYSASKAALHALTDTLRLELRPFGIDVINVVPGAIRTNIAISAMANYNWMPEWNLYKPFEATIRERAHLSQGFKSTPSDVFAKKTVAVVLKKNPPAWFSSGQYSTIMAIMNHLPLFIRDFIIRIAMKC, encoded by the exons ATGGATCCTCACGGCAAAGAAGTCGTACTAATCACGGGGTGTTCGGCGGGAGGCATAGGCCATGCGCTGGCCCGAGCGTTCGCCGCTAACAACTGCCACGTCGTAGCCACGAGCAGGTCGCGTGGTTCCATGTCGGACCTGGAGAATGACTCCAGGTTCTTCCTCCAAGAACTGGATGTTCTGTCGGAAGACAGTGTACGACACGCGCTGTCCAATGTTCTGGAGAAGTATGGTCGGATAGATGTGCTGGTAAATAATGCTGGGGTGCAATGTGTAGCCCCTCTTGCTGAGATCCCTCTCTCTGCTCTCCAACACACTTTCAATACCAATGTTTATG GTCCCATACGGTTGGTTCAAGCTGTTGTTCCTCATATGGCATCCAGGAGAAAGGGAAAGATCGTAAATATTGGAAGCGTAACTGTTATGGCCCCCGGACCATGGGCTGGTGCTTATTCTGCATCCAAAGCTGCTCTGCATGCACTGACCGATACATTGAG ATTGGAACTCAGACCTTTTGGGATCGATGTTATCAATGTTGTCCCGGGAGCTATCCGGACGAACATAGCAATATCTGCCATGGCTAACTACAACTGGATGCCCGAGTGGAATTTATACAAACCTTTTGAAGCAACCATCCGAGAGAGAGCCCATCTTTCACAAGGATTTAAGTCGACCCCTTCAGATGTGTTTGCAAAGAAGACAGTGGCTGTTGTGCTGAAGAAAAACCCACCAGCCTGGTTCTCCTCTGGCCAGTACTCCACTATCATGGCAATCATGAATCATTTGCCACTATTTATTCGAGATTTTATTATTAGGATAGCAATGAAATGTTGA